A genomic stretch from Desulfatitalea tepidiphila includes:
- a CDS encoding radical SAM protein, with translation MNLEQHPCFNRKSHHTFGRVHLPVAPRCNMQCKFCNRRFDCVNESRPGVTSALLSPGQAMVYLAAVLRKKPNIKVVGIAGPGDPFANAGQTLDTFERVRAGYPDMMLCVASNGLNLLPHIDALHRLKVSHVTVTVNAVDPAIGANIYSWMRIDKRVISGEAGASFLLERQLAAITALKEMGILVKVNAIILPGINETHIVEVARRVGALGVDLFNAMPYFPCPGSAFEHLEEPSKERVAVIREQAGQYVRQMRHCTRCRADAVGLLGEAPSRSLMETLNNCQHLSVLPDKGTQLSNRPYVAVASMEGVLVNRHLGEADRLLIYGPTEGCIGLIEARPTPAAGSGLVRWQEMAARLGDCRALLVSGIGENPRNTLADSGIDIYTCEGLIDEAVRRVYSGESLSDLAVRKARACGASCGGDMMGCGA, from the coding sequence ATGAACCTCGAACAACACCCCTGTTTCAATCGCAAGAGCCATCACACCTTTGGACGCGTCCATCTGCCGGTGGCGCCCCGCTGCAATATGCAATGCAAATTCTGCAACCGCCGCTTCGACTGCGTCAACGAAAGCCGTCCCGGCGTCACCAGCGCCCTGCTCTCGCCCGGACAGGCCATGGTCTATCTGGCGGCCGTGCTCAGGAAAAAACCGAATATCAAAGTCGTGGGCATTGCCGGCCCGGGCGACCCTTTCGCCAATGCCGGGCAGACCCTCGACACCTTCGAACGGGTGCGCGCCGGCTATCCCGACATGATGCTCTGCGTGGCCAGCAACGGTTTGAATCTGCTGCCCCATATCGATGCGCTGCACCGCCTGAAGGTCAGCCATGTCACGGTCACGGTCAACGCCGTGGACCCGGCCATCGGCGCCAACATCTACAGCTGGATGCGCATCGACAAACGGGTCATCAGCGGGGAGGCGGGCGCATCCTTTCTCCTGGAAAGGCAGTTGGCGGCCATCACGGCCCTCAAGGAAATGGGCATCCTGGTCAAGGTCAATGCCATTATCCTGCCAGGCATCAACGAGACGCATATCGTCGAGGTGGCACGGCGCGTCGGCGCCCTGGGGGTGGACCTGTTCAATGCCATGCCCTACTTCCCCTGCCCGGGCAGCGCTTTCGAGCATCTCGAAGAACCTTCAAAAGAGCGCGTCGCCGTCATCCGCGAGCAGGCCGGACAATATGTCCGCCAGATGCGCCACTGCACGCGCTGCCGGGCCGATGCCGTGGGTCTGCTCGGAGAAGCGCCTTCCCGGTCATTGATGGAGACTCTGAACAATTGCCAACACCTGTCGGTTCTGCCCGACAAGGGGACGCAGCTCTCCAACCGACCCTATGTGGCGGTGGCTTCCATGGAGGGCGTGCTGGTCAATCGTCATTTAGGCGAAGCCGACCGGCTGCTCATTTACGGTCCCACCGAAGGCTGTATCGGCCTGATCGAAGCCCGTCCGACCCCGGCGGCCGGCAGCGGACTCGTGCGCTGGCAAGAGATGGCCGCCCGGCTCGGAGACTGCCGCGCCCTGCTGGTTTCCGGTATCGGGGAGAACCCGCGCAACACCCTGGCCGACAGCGGGATCGACATCTACACCTGCGAGGGGCTCATCGACGAGGCGGTTCGGCGCGTCTACAGCGGCGAAAGCCTCAGCGACCTGGCCGTGCGCAAGGCACGGGCCTGCGGGGCCTCGTGCGGCGGGGACATGATGGGGTGCGGGGCATGA
- a CDS encoding RnfABCDGE type electron transport complex subunit D: MNSQNKLLVSHAPFWHIGTAVPARHYNTIIAALPAILMGLSVFGVPALAVMSMSIASAIGWELIYTKIAKRPNTLGDGHAVMIGTIFGMLLPATLPWWAVVTGTFVAIFIGKQIFGGIGSNPFNPAVLALAIISISWKNHLDFDAQLVHFNFDFNAAHPLVALKAFGPEVVQGYSLTQLFLGQQVGGIGSTCGLALIIGGLYLIIRGFVRWEIPFAFILGLFITATLFHMAAPERFAGPMFHLLTGYTLIGAFFLATEDATSPVYPLPMLLYGALGGIMTILIRNIGSYPDGIIYAILVINLINPLVDKIRPKAIGKVA; this comes from the coding sequence ATGAATAGTCAGAACAAACTCCTTGTTTCCCATGCCCCCTTCTGGCACATCGGCACAGCGGTACCCGCGCGCCATTACAACACCATCATCGCCGCTCTGCCCGCGATCCTGATGGGCCTCTCCGTGTTCGGCGTGCCGGCCCTGGCCGTCATGTCCATGTCCATTGCCAGTGCGATCGGCTGGGAGTTGATCTACACCAAAATCGCCAAGCGTCCCAATACCTTGGGCGACGGCCACGCGGTGATGATCGGCACGATCTTCGGGATGCTGCTGCCGGCCACCCTCCCCTGGTGGGCGGTCGTCACCGGCACCTTCGTGGCGATCTTCATCGGTAAGCAGATCTTCGGCGGCATCGGCAGCAACCCGTTCAATCCCGCCGTTCTCGCCCTGGCGATCATCTCCATTTCCTGGAAAAACCACCTGGATTTCGACGCTCAACTGGTCCATTTCAATTTCGACTTCAATGCAGCCCACCCACTGGTGGCCCTGAAGGCCTTCGGACCGGAGGTGGTTCAGGGGTACAGCCTGACCCAGCTGTTTCTCGGGCAACAGGTGGGCGGCATCGGCAGCACTTGCGGACTGGCATTGATCATCGGCGGCCTCTATCTGATCATTCGGGGTTTCGTGCGATGGGAAATCCCTTTCGCATTTATCCTGGGGCTCTTCATCACCGCGACGCTGTTTCACATGGCGGCCCCGGAACGATTCGCGGGTCCCATGTTCCACCTGCTGACCGGCTATACCCTGATCGGCGCCTTCTTCCTGGCCACGGAAGACGCGACGTCGCCCGTGTATCCCCTTCCTATGCTCTTATACGGCGCCCTTGGCGGAATCATGACCATTCTGATCCGAAACATCGGATCTTACCCGGATGGTATCATCTATGCCATTTTAGTAATCAATCTGATAAATCCTCTTGTTGACAAGATCAGACCCAAAGCAATTGGAAAGGTAGCCTAA
- a CDS encoding (2Fe-2S) ferredoxin domain-containing protein produces the protein MDKPSCHIFVCASFRSDGDAKGVCHKKGSTDLLAYIENEILDRGMDAQITSTGCMKACDYGPVLVVYPQGHWYGKVEAEAVVDEILDAIEDDAVAEKFLIQ, from the coding sequence ATGGACAAACCGAGTTGCCATATTTTCGTCTGTGCCAGTTTTCGATCCGATGGAGACGCCAAGGGCGTTTGCCACAAGAAAGGATCCACCGATCTGCTGGCCTATATCGAAAACGAAATCCTGGACCGGGGCATGGATGCCCAGATCACCAGCACGGGCTGCATGAAGGCGTGCGATTACGGCCCGGTCCTGGTCGTCTACCCCCAGGGCCACTGGTATGGCAAAGTGGAAGCCGAAGCAGTGGTGGACGAAATCCTCGATGCCATCGAAGACGATGCCGTGGCAGAGAAATTCCTGATCCAATAA
- the rnfG gene encoding RnfABCDGE type electron transport complex subunit G produces MGEMIKMVVVLTVLSVISGGGLKWYEGFTKPAIENAEMQLVKGPTVLQIMEGAENNPIEQRFKIPSGETEQTIFVGKFDGQLKTIAMETQVNGFADKMGLMVAINTDDDTLKGIGVTTHKETPGLGGNAKADPSFAAQFKGKTIDQEIKVTNDGGDINAISGATITSRAVCKGTMQAIEAYKQLKPQILEQLKSLEK; encoded by the coding sequence ATGGGTGAAATGATCAAAATGGTGGTCGTCCTTACGGTGTTGAGCGTCATCTCCGGTGGTGGTTTGAAATGGTATGAAGGATTTACCAAGCCTGCGATCGAAAATGCGGAAATGCAACTGGTCAAAGGTCCCACGGTCCTTCAAATCATGGAAGGCGCCGAAAACAATCCCATCGAGCAGCGATTCAAGATACCCTCCGGCGAGACCGAGCAAACGATTTTCGTCGGCAAATTCGATGGCCAGCTCAAAACGATTGCGATGGAAACGCAGGTCAACGGGTTTGCCGATAAGATGGGATTGATGGTGGCCATCAACACCGACGACGATACCTTGAAGGGCATCGGCGTGACCACCCACAAGGAGACGCCGGGCCTGGGCGGCAACGCCAAGGCCGACCCCTCTTTCGCTGCCCAATTCAAAGGCAAAACCATCGACCAGGAGATCAAGGTCACCAACGATGGTGGGGATATCAACGCCATTTCGGGTGCCACGATCACTTCCCGAGCCGTCTGCAAAGGCACCATGCAAGCCATCGAAGCGTACAAACAGCTCAAACCCCAGATCCTGGAACAGCTTAAAAGCCTTGAAAAATAA
- a CDS encoding GNAT family N-acetyltransferase, producing the protein MPVTIRDAGMEDIETMVALLHQLFAIEKDFRIDIQRHRRGLELMLDGCGKHRCVKVAEALGTVVGMGSAQLLISTAEGGAAALIEDIVVDARWRRNGIGRRIIDALERWGIERGVTRMQLLADRTNFAALDFYDRIGWLPTRMICLRRRSAEMRGTPPCRIPSCPER; encoded by the coding sequence ATGCCTGTGACGATCCGCGATGCCGGTATGGAGGACATCGAAACGATGGTCGCACTGCTTCACCAGCTGTTTGCCATCGAAAAGGACTTCAGGATCGACATCCAGCGCCACCGCCGGGGTCTGGAGCTTATGTTGGACGGGTGCGGCAAACACCGCTGCGTCAAGGTGGCGGAGGCGCTGGGGACGGTCGTGGGCATGGGCAGCGCCCAACTATTGATCTCCACGGCCGAGGGCGGTGCGGCGGCCCTGATCGAAGACATCGTGGTCGACGCCCGATGGCGCCGAAACGGCATCGGCAGGCGAATCATAGACGCCCTGGAACGATGGGGGATCGAGCGGGGGGTCACCCGCATGCAATTGCTGGCCGACCGCACCAACTTCGCGGCGCTTGATTTCTACGACCGCATCGGATGGCTGCCGACCCGGATGATCTGCCTGCGAAGGAGGTCCGCCGAAATGAGGGGGACACCTCCATGCCGGATACCATCATGTCCCGAAAGATAA
- a CDS encoding nitrogenase component 1: protein MFPEGGVTVEQLRQSGSSSGTIALGNLASSPAGLALDSKCKVPCRTLNLPVGLIDTDLFIDALRRMAGVNVPESITLERGQLVDAISDWHQYLHGKRVGIVGDPDQLLAMTRFLASLDMRPVYLVTGSPAGKKFEQSLREAAAEVPGEVRIKVPGDMYLFHQWIKNEPIDLLIGNTYVKYIARDEDIPFVRFGFPILDRMGHSYFPSVGYRGALRLLEKILDALLDRKDRDSSDIEFELVL from the coding sequence ATGTTTCCGGAGGGCGGCGTCACCGTCGAACAACTTCGCCAGAGCGGATCGAGCTCGGGCACCATCGCCCTGGGCAACCTCGCCTCCTCGCCGGCCGGCCTGGCGCTGGACAGCAAATGCAAAGTGCCCTGCCGGACGCTCAACCTGCCCGTCGGCTTGATCGACACGGACCTGTTCATCGATGCCTTGCGGCGCATGGCCGGCGTCAATGTCCCCGAGTCGATCACCCTCGAACGTGGTCAGCTGGTGGACGCGATTTCCGACTGGCACCAGTACCTGCATGGCAAACGGGTGGGGATCGTGGGCGACCCGGATCAACTACTCGCCATGACCCGTTTCCTGGCCTCGCTCGATATGCGCCCGGTCTACCTGGTCACCGGCTCACCGGCCGGAAAAAAGTTCGAGCAATCCCTGCGCGAGGCGGCAGCCGAAGTGCCCGGAGAGGTCCGGATCAAGGTACCCGGCGACATGTATCTCTTCCACCAGTGGATCAAAAACGAACCGATCGACCTGCTCATCGGCAACACCTATGTCAAATACATTGCACGGGATGAAGACATACCCTTCGTGCGCTTCGGCTTCCCGATCCTCGACCGTATGGGGCACAGCTACTTCCCTTCGGTGGGCTACCGGGGGGCCTTGAGGTTACTGGAGAAGATTCTGGATGCACTCCTCGACCGGAAGGATCGGGACAGTTCGGATATCGAGTTTGAATTGGTGTTATAA
- a CDS encoding homocitrate synthase/isopropylmalate synthase family protein — protein MPDTIMSRKITIIDTTLRDGTQAPGVAFDREAKLAIAKALERSGVDELEVGTPAIGAKEEDDIRHILDLGLACPISVWCRARVEDLMAAERCGASNIHISLPVSDIHLSALGKNRAWVLDQLRVLLPPALDRFEAVSLGAQDATRSDSAWISQVARAAARAGVCRLRIADTVGIARPSSISPLIRTLAAAVPGLPLEFHGHNDLGMATANALAAAEAGADAISVTVNGLGERAGNAALEQIAMVLQQHPELSCDIAGESLLPLSRHVAQVSGRPIAPGQPVVGDMAFSHESGVHCHALLKDPHTYEPFPPKQIGRRRRFILGSHSGRAGIHHLLGQAGIQASALQVKTLQDLLKSA, from the coding sequence ATGCCGGATACCATCATGTCCCGAAAGATAACAATCATCGACACTACCCTGCGCGACGGGACTCAAGCACCCGGGGTTGCCTTTGATCGGGAAGCCAAGCTGGCCATTGCAAAGGCCCTGGAACGATCGGGGGTGGACGAACTCGAGGTGGGAACGCCGGCCATTGGCGCTAAGGAAGAGGATGATATCCGGCATATTCTCGACCTGGGCCTGGCGTGCCCTATCAGCGTCTGGTGCCGCGCCCGTGTGGAGGACTTGATGGCGGCCGAACGCTGCGGAGCGAGCAACATCCATATCAGCCTGCCGGTCTCGGACATCCACTTGTCGGCCCTGGGAAAGAATCGGGCCTGGGTGTTGGATCAATTACGCGTACTTCTTCCCCCGGCCCTGGACCGGTTTGAAGCGGTCAGCTTGGGCGCCCAGGACGCCACGCGCAGCGATTCGGCCTGGATCAGCCAGGTCGCCCGGGCGGCCGCACGAGCGGGGGTCTGTCGCCTTCGCATTGCCGACACGGTGGGCATCGCCCGGCCCTCCTCGATATCGCCGTTGATCCGGACTCTCGCCGCGGCCGTTCCCGGATTGCCGCTGGAATTCCATGGGCACAATGACCTGGGGATGGCCACGGCCAACGCCTTGGCTGCCGCCGAGGCCGGCGCCGACGCCATAAGCGTGACGGTCAACGGCCTGGGCGAACGCGCCGGAAATGCCGCCCTGGAACAGATCGCCATGGTCCTGCAACAACACCCAGAACTCTCTTGCGACATTGCCGGCGAGTCGCTTCTTCCGCTGAGCCGGCATGTGGCCCAGGTCTCCGGACGCCCCATCGCGCCCGGCCAGCCGGTTGTCGGCGACATGGCCTTCTCCCACGAATCGGGCGTCCATTGCCACGCCCTGCTCAAAGACCCGCACACATACGAACCTTTTCCGCCGAAACAGATAGGAAGGCGCCGCCGTTTCATTTTGGGCAGCCATTCGGGCCGGGCCGGCATCCATCACCTGCTCGGGCAAGCCGGCATTCAGGCGTCGGCGCTTCAGGTCAAGACGCTGCAAGATTTACTGAAAAGCGCGTAA
- a CDS encoding cytochrome c3 family protein encodes MTSKKHRMIVYGVAIQLLLIAIVCYAAFPIEKPPEPIRLMYQTNAGKVLFDHQTHATVKGYALDCMDCHHAHFGEEIEPVACGLCHATGQKVSEYPQACFDCHGDASEIESPDILKRSDAFHQQCIQCHEQYGAGPGAGAENCSKCHVL; translated from the coding sequence ATGACTTCCAAGAAGCACCGAATGATCGTCTATGGCGTCGCCATTCAGTTACTGCTCATCGCCATTGTCTGTTACGCCGCATTCCCCATCGAGAAACCCCCCGAGCCGATCCGCCTGATGTATCAAACCAATGCCGGCAAAGTTCTCTTCGATCATCAGACCCATGCCACCGTAAAGGGATACGCACTCGATTGCATGGATTGCCACCACGCCCATTTCGGCGAAGAGATCGAACCTGTAGCCTGTGGTTTGTGCCACGCCACGGGGCAAAAGGTCAGCGAATACCCCCAGGCCTGCTTTGATTGTCACGGAGATGCTTCGGAAATCGAATCCCCGGACATTCTCAAACGGTCCGATGCGTTTCATCAGCAATGCATCCAATGCCATGAACAGTATGGCGCCGGACCGGGGGCAGGTGCTGAAAATTGTTCCAAATGCCACGTTCTGTAA
- a CDS encoding nitrogenase component 1 yields MPPTITKEACLLDRIRVTPSAEATQNACKLCAPLGAALVFKGIQGAVPLLHGSQGCSTYIRRYLISHYKEPIDIACSNFSEHSAIFGGGANLKLALENVRHQYAPSLVGIATTCLSETIGDDVAMFIKEYRRSKTGQTLPPIVHVSTPSYQGSHMEGFHRAVWATVSALAGDERRGDARRVNLFPGMLSPADIRHLKQMTAAFGLEAVVLPDYSETLDGGLWKDYQRVPEGGTPVDAIAAAGAAEASIELGGSLAMARETAASFLQQRFAVRPFRLGMPIGIRQTDVLIQSLAEISGRPVPGCYAEQRGRLLDTLVDGHKYVNTVRAALYGEEDLVAGMAGFLAEIGIHPVVCASGGRSMHLAEAIRAQIPASWHAETAILEDADFTAIETAVDTARPDLIIGHSKGYAMSRRLGIPLVRIGFPIHDRMGGSRLLHVGYEGAMALFDRLANTLIERRQDASPIGYTYM; encoded by the coding sequence ATGCCACCCACGATTACCAAGGAAGCCTGTCTCCTCGATCGTATCCGGGTGACGCCTTCGGCCGAGGCCACCCAGAATGCCTGCAAGCTCTGTGCGCCGTTGGGAGCGGCTTTGGTCTTCAAGGGGATTCAAGGCGCGGTGCCGTTGCTGCACGGCTCCCAGGGCTGCAGCACCTACATCCGCCGCTACCTGATCAGCCACTATAAAGAGCCGATAGACATCGCCTGTTCCAACTTTTCGGAACACTCGGCCATCTTCGGCGGCGGCGCCAACTTGAAGCTGGCCCTGGAGAACGTGCGACATCAGTATGCGCCAAGCCTGGTGGGCATCGCCACCACCTGCCTCTCCGAAACCATCGGCGACGACGTGGCCATGTTCATCAAGGAATATCGAAGGTCGAAGACCGGCCAGACCCTGCCGCCCATCGTTCATGTGAGCACACCCAGCTACCAGGGGAGCCACATGGAGGGGTTCCATCGCGCCGTATGGGCCACGGTATCGGCCCTGGCCGGCGACGAGCGCCGGGGGGACGCCCGCCGGGTCAACCTCTTTCCCGGCATGCTCTCGCCGGCCGACATCCGGCATCTGAAACAGATGACGGCGGCATTCGGCCTTGAGGCCGTGGTGCTGCCCGACTACAGCGAAACGTTGGATGGCGGGCTCTGGAAGGATTATCAGCGGGTGCCGGAAGGTGGAACCCCGGTGGATGCCATCGCCGCCGCCGGCGCAGCCGAGGCCTCCATCGAGCTGGGCGGCTCCCTGGCCATGGCCCGCGAGACGGCCGCCAGCTTTCTGCAGCAGAGGTTCGCTGTCCGCCCCTTCCGGTTGGGTATGCCCATCGGTATTCGCCAGACCGACGTTTTGATTCAGTCGCTCGCGGAAATCAGCGGCCGTCCGGTGCCCGGCTGCTACGCCGAACAACGCGGCCGGCTGCTCGACACCCTGGTGGATGGTCACAAATATGTCAACACGGTGCGTGCGGCCCTCTATGGCGAAGAGGATCTGGTGGCCGGCATGGCCGGATTCCTGGCCGAAATCGGCATTCACCCGGTGGTGTGCGCTTCGGGCGGCCGCAGCATGCACCTGGCCGAAGCGATTCGGGCGCAGATACCGGCCTCCTGGCACGCCGAAACCGCCATCCTGGAGGATGCCGATTTCACCGCCATCGAAACAGCCGTGGATACCGCCCGCCCGGATCTGATCATCGGGCACAGCAAGGGCTACGCCATGTCCCGCCGCCTGGGAATTCCCCTGGTGCGCATCGGCTTTCCCATCCATGACCGCATGGGCGGATCGCGCCTGCTGCATGTGGGCTACGAAGGCGCCATGGCACTCTTCGACCGCCTGGCCAACACCCTGATCGAACGCCGCCAGGACGCATCGCCGATCGGCTACACTTACATGTAA
- the nifE gene encoding nitrogenase iron-molybdenum cofactor biosynthesis protein NifE has protein sequence MTPIPILKQREKQIYEKGEAKDGRPFDMACDRHSLAGSVSQRACVFCGSRVVLYPIADALHLIHGPIGCAAYTWDIRGALSSGPQLHRMSFSTDLREQQVIFGGETRLYQALCDLIDAYRPAAAFVYSTCIVGIIGDDVEAVCRRVSREKGIDVLPVHSEGFRGTKKDGYRAACDALFKLVGTGDTAGIQPSSINILGEFNIAGEAWAIRDYYERMGVQVLSVMTGDSRVSEIRRAHGAALNVVQCSGAMTFLAERMTAEYGIPFIRASYFGIEDMAKALYDVAAYFRFDPTLQQRTETLVRDAVNGIMPELLRIKADLAGKRAAIYVGGAFKAFSLIKALRLLGMRVVLAGSQTGNSDDYQTLRDMCDPDTVILDDANPLELSKYVIEKGADLFIGGVKERPIAFKLGIGFCDHNHERKISLAGFEGMLHLAREIHTTVTSPVWRFAPFRSKQE, from the coding sequence ATGACCCCCATCCCCATTCTAAAACAACGCGAAAAGCAGATTTATGAGAAGGGTGAAGCAAAGGACGGCCGGCCGTTCGACATGGCCTGCGACCGGCACAGCCTGGCCGGCAGCGTCAGCCAGCGCGCCTGCGTCTTCTGCGGTTCCCGGGTGGTGCTCTACCCCATCGCCGACGCCCTGCACCTGATCCATGGGCCCATCGGGTGCGCGGCCTATACCTGGGACATTCGCGGCGCCCTCTCTTCCGGTCCGCAGCTGCACCGCATGAGCTTCTCCACCGATCTGAGGGAACAGCAGGTCATATTCGGCGGTGAAACACGACTCTATCAGGCGTTGTGCGATCTCATCGACGCCTACCGGCCGGCCGCCGCCTTTGTCTACAGCACCTGTATCGTCGGGATCATCGGCGACGACGTCGAAGCGGTGTGCCGCCGGGTCTCCCGGGAAAAGGGGATCGATGTCCTGCCGGTCCACTCGGAGGGATTCAGGGGCACCAAAAAGGACGGCTACAGAGCGGCCTGCGATGCACTTTTCAAATTGGTGGGCACCGGCGATACGGCCGGCATTCAGCCGTCCAGCATCAATATCCTGGGCGAGTTCAATATCGCCGGCGAGGCCTGGGCGATCCGGGACTATTACGAGCGGATGGGAGTACAGGTGCTGTCGGTAATGACCGGCGACAGCCGTGTATCCGAAATCCGCCGGGCGCATGGCGCCGCCCTCAACGTGGTGCAGTGCTCCGGCGCCATGACCTTCCTGGCCGAACGGATGACGGCCGAGTATGGCATTCCCTTTATCCGCGCCTCCTATTTCGGCATCGAAGACATGGCCAAGGCATTGTACGACGTGGCAGCGTATTTCAGGTTCGATCCCACCCTTCAGCAACGGACCGAAACACTGGTACGCGATGCGGTCAATGGCATCATGCCCGAGCTCTTGCGCATCAAGGCCGACCTGGCCGGCAAGCGCGCCGCTATCTATGTCGGCGGCGCCTTCAAGGCGTTTTCATTGATCAAGGCGTTGCGTCTACTGGGAATGCGGGTCGTGCTGGCCGGTTCGCAGACCGGCAACAGCGACGACTACCAGACCCTGCGCGACATGTGCGATCCCGATACCGTGATCCTGGACGATGCCAATCCCCTGGAACTTTCTAAGTATGTCATCGAAAAGGGAGCCGACCTGTTTATCGGCGGTGTCAAGGAGCGCCCCATCGCTTTCAAGCTGGGCATCGGCTTCTGCGATCACAACCACGAGCGCAAGATCTCCCTGGCGGGATTCGAAGGCATGCTCCACCTTGCCCGGGAGATTCACACCACCGTGACGAGCCCGGTGTGGCGCTTCGCACCCTTCAGAAGCAAACAAGAGTAA
- a CDS encoding PaaI family thioesterase: MQTESAFSPLKNFTSDRLCFACGKDNPFGLHMTFLTDGRIVASEVIVPSYMCGWGDLVHGGIIATLLDETMSWTAIHLLKRLILTRTMEIEFIQPAAPNTPLRTEGRIERQIKNTEAEVGAVLYNSENQVCARAKGRFALLSAKLMRRMKIMDDRTVDDFARCYERD, from the coding sequence ATGCAGACGGAATCCGCTTTTTCGCCGCTGAAAAATTTTACCAGCGATCGTCTCTGTTTTGCCTGCGGGAAAGACAATCCCTTCGGCCTGCACATGACCTTTCTCACGGACGGCCGCATCGTCGCCTCCGAAGTGATTGTCCCTTCATACATGTGCGGTTGGGGAGATCTCGTTCATGGTGGTATCATCGCCACGTTGCTCGATGAGACCATGAGCTGGACCGCGATTCACCTGCTGAAGCGTTTGATTTTGACGCGCACCATGGAGATCGAGTTCATCCAGCCGGCGGCGCCCAATACCCCCCTGCGCACCGAAGGACGCATCGAGCGGCAGATCAAGAACACGGAAGCCGAGGTCGGCGCCGTTCTTTACAACTCCGAGAACCAGGTCTGCGCTCGTGCCAAAGGCCGTTTCGCCCTGCTGAGCGCCAAATTGATGCGTCGGATGAAGATCATGGACGATCGTACGGTGGACGATTTCGCCCGTTGTTATGAGCGGGATTGA
- a CDS encoding 4Fe-4S dicluster domain-containing protein, producing the protein MLSKPFFGYTQPKFQYELLSTKLPRPAITTQPATVTLLLPREMGPNPSPILKPGVKVRTGQRLTWDENPGPAVVSSVTGTITGISAHLGDYGRKFTAIAIAVDPKDDWDKQFAETRGDLTLQALTAHLTGAPGAPPLETIANATRPIETIVIYGGDTDLLVDTNLYVLKSQTAAIEQGIKTLKKVTGVERIIMMVPGDSFQNFDGHFGADVRAVPNSYPQGQPLMIYYRLFGRILEQGQTFEGQGVVFMRAEAVASIGKAVTDGRVPMEKIVTVVDKQGQKKVFAARIGTPVGNLLKAMNITLADRDRLIFGGPMTGTAVYSEELPVLPDTDAILVQDSHDVVLSSDYPCINCGECVRICPANVGVNVLVRYLEAGQYQEGANLYDLYSCVECGLCSLVCVARIPILQYIKLAKFELAREVPAEEENE; encoded by the coding sequence ATGCTATCCAAACCGTTTTTCGGCTACACCCAACCCAAGTTCCAATACGAGTTGTTGAGCACCAAACTCCCCCGTCCGGCCATCACTACCCAACCGGCGACTGTGACCCTGTTGCTTCCCCGGGAAATGGGCCCCAATCCATCGCCGATCCTCAAACCGGGGGTCAAAGTCCGCACCGGCCAGCGGTTGACCTGGGATGAAAATCCGGGCCCGGCCGTGGTCTCCAGCGTGACCGGCACGATAACGGGAATCAGCGCCCACCTCGGCGATTATGGCCGCAAATTCACGGCGATTGCCATAGCGGTGGACCCAAAAGACGATTGGGACAAACAGTTCGCCGAGACGCGCGGCGACCTCACCCTGCAAGCCCTGACGGCGCATTTGACCGGCGCACCCGGCGCACCGCCTCTGGAAACGATTGCCAATGCCACAAGGCCGATCGAAACCATCGTCATTTATGGCGGCGATACGGATCTGCTGGTGGACACCAACCTCTATGTCCTTAAAAGCCAGACGGCGGCCATCGAGCAAGGAATCAAGACGCTTAAAAAGGTGACCGGCGTCGAACGGATCATCATGATGGTTCCGGGCGATAGTTTTCAGAATTTCGACGGCCACTTCGGTGCCGACGTGCGCGCGGTGCCCAACAGCTATCCCCAGGGGCAGCCGCTCATGATCTATTACCGGCTTTTCGGACGGATCCTCGAGCAGGGCCAGACGTTCGAAGGCCAGGGCGTGGTTTTCATGCGCGCCGAAGCGGTGGCTTCCATCGGCAAAGCCGTAACCGACGGCCGCGTACCCATGGAAAAAATCGTCACGGTGGTGGACAAGCAAGGGCAGAAAAAAGTCTTTGCGGCCCGGATCGGCACCCCCGTCGGTAACCTCCTCAAAGCGATGAACATCACCCTGGCGGATCGTGACCGCCTGATCTTCGGCGGTCCCATGACCGGAACGGCCGTATACTCCGAGGAGTTGCCGGTCCTGCCCGACACCGATGCGATTCTGGTGCAGGACAGCCATGATGTCGTGCTGTCCAGCGACTACCCCTGCATCAACTGTGGAGAGTGCGTTCGCATCTGTCCGGCCAATGTGGGCGTCAACGTCCTGGTTCGATATCTGGAAGCCGGGCAATACCAGGAAGGTGCCAATCTTTACGACCTGTATTCCTGCGTGGAGTGCGGACTGTGCAGCCTCGTGTGCGTGGCCCGTATCCCCATCCTCCAGTATATCAAGCTGGCCAAATTCGAACTCGCACGTGAAGTCCCGGCGGAGGAAGAGAATGAATAG